Genomic window (Mesorhizobium sp. M4B.F.Ca.ET.058.02.1.1):
TCGCCATCGACGGCGACGAAGGACATTGCACGTTCGTGCCCTCCCGCCTCGCGGATCTTGTAGGCGGCGAGCACGAAGCGGCCCGGCCCGAAGGCTTCGTCGTTGATGGCTTCGATTTCGGAGTCATGCGCCGGGGTTTCCGGCAGGTATTCGACGTCGGCAAGGCTCATGGTCTTCGCGTTCCGGTATGCGAGGAAGGGTTTGCTGCAAGCGGCAGCGTTCGCCAGTCAGCGCTTCATCAAGCGCGGGCGCCCTTTCGTCGTCGGTCGAACCGGATCGTGGCAAAGTCAAACATGCGGAGTTCCCGCTAGCAAAAATTTCCGGCCGCTGCAATCCGCACAATTTCATCGACCGTTTGGGTCGAGTGACGGTCTGTTCAGCACATCGGGCCTTCGGGATCGCGACCCTGCGCCTACATGGGCCTCAGGGCGCAATGGAGTTTTGCATGGGATTGCTGGTCGAAGGCAGGTGGCAGGATCGCTGGTACGATACGGCCGACAGCGGCGGCAGGTTCGTGCGGGCGCAGTCGCAATGGCGTGACTGGATCACGCGCGACGGGGCGCCTGCCGAAGGCCGTTCGCGCGGCTTCAAGGCCGAGCCCGGCCGCTACCATCTTTATGTCTCGCTGGCGTGTCCGTGGGCGCACCGGACACTGATCTTCCGGGTGCTGAAGAAGTTGGAAGATGTCATTTCGGTATCGGTGGTGCATCATTTGATGGGCGCGCACGGCTGGACTTTCCTGCCGCAGGATGGCGCCACCGGCGACACGCTGTACGGCCTCGATTTCCTGCACCAGATCTACAGCAAGGCCGACCCGGCCTATTCGGGCCGGGTGACGGTGCCGGTGCTGTGGGACAAGAAGGAAGAAACGATCGTCTCCAACGAATCTTCCGAGATCATTCGCATGCTCAATTCGGCCTTCGACGAATGGGGAGACATGGGGCTCGATTTATATCCCGAGGCGCTGCGCGCGGAGATCGATCGCGTCAACGCTGTGGTCTATCCGGCCATCAACAACGGCGTCTATCGCGCCGGCTTCGCCACCACGCAAGCCGCCTATGAGGAGGCGTTCGAAGAGTTGTTTTCTGTGCTCGACCAGATGGAGACGCGACTGTCAAAGCAGCGCTATCTCGCAGGCGAC
Coding sequences:
- a CDS encoding glutathione S-transferase family protein; the protein is MGLLVEGRWQDRWYDTADSGGRFVRAQSQWRDWITRDGAPAEGRSRGFKAEPGRYHLYVSLACPWAHRTLIFRVLKKLEDVISVSVVHHLMGAHGWTFLPQDGATGDTLYGLDFLHQIYSKADPAYSGRVTVPVLWDKKEETIVSNESSEIIRMLNSAFDEWGDMGLDLYPEALRAEIDRVNAVVYPAINNGVYRAGFATTQAAYEEAFEELFSVLDQMETRLSKQRYLAGDRITEADWRLFTTLVRFDPVYVGHFRCNLRRIADYPNLSNYLRDLYQVPSVSGTVNLHHIKAHYYGSHRMINPTGIVPVGPEIDYAAPHDRARFGKAA